In Planococcus shixiaomingii, the DNA window GCAAGTCCGTTACAGCAGTATTCTCCCAAATGGAATTAATCGGCGCCATTGCGGTAGCTGATGCAATCCGAAAGGAAAGCCCACAAATCATTCGCACCTTAAAGGATATGGGCATTCAACGAACCATCATGCTGACAGGCGACCATACGGCCACTGCAAACGCAATTGCAGCGAACATCGGCATGACCGATGTCCGTGCCGGACTGATGCCGGAAGACAAATTATCGGCGATTAAAGAGCTTCAGCAAAAGTATGGCCGCGTCGCTATGATTGGAGACGGCGTCAATGATGCACCGGCTCTAGCGGCTTCAACAGTCGGCATCGCGATGGGCGGGGCAGGAACCGATGCTGCCCTCGAAACGGCAGATATCGCTTTGATGGCGGATGATTTAGAAAAACTTCCGTATACAATTCGACTAAGCAGAAAAACTTTGCGTATAATAAAGGAAAATATCATTTTTGCTTTAGGATTGAAAATAATTGCTTTGCTTCTGATTATTCCTGGGTGGCTGACACTGTGGATCGCAATATTTGCGGATATGGGTGCCACGCTGCTCGTTATTTTAAACGCGTTGCGGTTGGTGAAAGTTCAGAAGTAGTAAGTACTTGGAGGATTTTGGCTTGAAATTAACTGAATGGACTATGGAAGAGCAAGAACAACTCATAAATTTTATGACAACAAATTCATGGCCGTTTCATGGAATTGAACACCCGGTCCGGGGACTGATCCAAAAAACGATTGAAGAAGGCGGTTACCAATCCGACCAAGTGACTACATTTTGGATTGAAAATGACGAGGGCCAACAAGTCGGGCTGGTGAAAATATTTGATTTGCAAGACGATATTCCGCTTTTCGATTTGAGAATTGCAGATCCTTACCGAGGCAAAGGGTATGGACCGAAAGCGTTGAAAATGATTGTCGATTATGTGTTCTCGCTTCCTCAAAAGAAAATTCGGCTCGAAGGCAATACGCGCCACGACAACTTTGCGATGCGCAAAGCTTTCGAACGGACCGGTTTTGTTAAAGAAGCCCATTTGCGCCAGGCGTGGTTTTCTCCGAGAGAAAACCGCTATTACGACGCGGTAACTTACGGCATGACGCGGGAAGACTGGCAGGCGGGCATTACGACGCCTGTCCACTGGGATGATGTAATGGAAGTTGAAAAACAGCCAAGCTTCAATCCTATATTGCTCAACTTTCCGGAAGAATTCGAATCAGAGCGCTTGTTGATCCGGATGCCGAAAAGAGAAGACGCAAAACTTAGCTATGAAGCAGTCGTGCATTCCATTGATGCGCTCCGTCCGTGGATGCCATTTGCACAAAAAAAGCCGGATTTGGAACAGATGGAGGCCAATTTAGTGGAAGCTATCGCGGATTTCCATTTGCGGAAAGACTTGCGCCTGCATTTTTTCTCAAAAGAGACCGGTGACTTTATCGGTTCTTCGGGACTTCATCGCATTGATTGGGAAGTGCGCAAATTCGAAATCGGCTATTGGGTGGACAATCGGTTTGAAGGAAAAGGCTATGTAACCGAAGCGGTCGACCGCATCACTCGTTTTGCTTTTGAAGAACTAGAGGCAAACCGGGTGGAAATACGGTGCGATCCTGAAAATGTTCGGAGCCGCGCGGTGGCAGAACGATTGAAGTTTGAACTTGAAGGCATTCTTCGAAAAGATACGGTTTCAAAAATCGGCAACAAACTTCGCGATACATGCGTTTACGCAAAAGTGAAAGAATAAAAAAGAGGCGGCAGGGAAACTTCCCTGCCGCCTCTTTGAGCTAAACGCCCCGTCTGCCTGAAATTAAGTTGATAACTAAAATGATAGCAGCAATAACTAGAAGAATATGAATCATTCCGCCAGCAACGTCCATTAAGAATCCAATTAACCAAAAAGCAATAATAACTACTAAAATAATCCAAAGTATGCGGCCCATGTTCCTCACCTACCCTTCTTTGTTCTATAGTTATAAATACCCGATGTTTGCACAGTCCAAACCTCACGGAAAAATGAATCTATTTTATACCTGGAGGGAGCTGGTTGTTGGATAGGGTGGGGTATAGTAAACTGAAGAGAGCCACGTTAGGGAGGAACCGATTTTGCCTACTCCAAGTATGGAAGACCATATAGAAATAATATATTCGCTTATTGAACAAAAAGGATATGCGCGTGTATCTGATATTGCGGAAGCTTTATCGGTTTTGCCATCTTCTGTTACGAAGATGGTCCAGAAACTGGATAAAGACGGATATCTGATTTACGAACGGTATCGCGGTCTTGTTTTGACGCCTAAAGGACAGAAACTGGGAAAACGCCTCGTGAAGCGGCACGATTTGCTCGAACAATTTCTAAAGTTGATTGGCGTCGATGAAGAACGTATTTATGGAGATGTAGAAGGCATCGAGCACCATTTGAGCTGGAATTCGATCAACCGGATTGCTGATTTGGTTCAAGTGCTAGAGGAAAACGCAGCATTCCGGGAAGAGTTGGAAAAGCTGAGAAACGAACAAAATAAGAAATGAATGATATCAGGAGGTTACATTAATGGCATTGCATCCAGGATTAAAAGCAACATTGGAAATCAAAGATCGATCGGGTTCACAATGGATTTTGACAAACAGTTCAGGGGATGAAGTCCTTATGAACGCATCAGAACTAGAAGAAGGCCAGGAAATTGGAGGAGAAATAGAGGTATTCATGTACCGGAACCGCCAAGGCGGCATTTCAGCAACGCCGATGATTCCTCATATCTTGCCGAGCCAGTACGGCTGGGCAAAAGTATTGAAAGTTTCATTGCGCGAAGGACTGGTTGTCGACATCGGCACGACGCGTGAAGTATACGTTCTGCCGGCGGATCTTCCCCAACTTGAAGAATTATGGCCAGAGCCGGGCGACCATATTTTCATGACATTGCGCACCGACCGTTATGGAGATTTGTACGGCCGACTTGCAACAGAAGAAATCGTAACCGAACTATCTGTTCCGGCACCGGAAGAAGTATTCAACAAAGACTTAAAAGCGCGGGCTTACCGCTTGCTTCCGGTTGGAACATTTATGCTCTCCGTCCCGGAAATGTACCGTATATTTGTCCACGAATCGGAGCGCGAAGCAGAACCGCGTCTCGGCGAAGAAAAAACAGTTCGGGTTATCGGAGTTAAAGAAGACCGGACGTTGAATGGTTCGTTGCTTCCTCGCAAACAAGAGCGTTTGTCCGGTGATGCTGAGAAAATCATGGCTTATCTGGAAGAATCGGGCGGCCAGATGCCGTTTACCGACAAATCCACGCCTGATGAAATTTTAGAAATGTTCGGTATGAGCAAGGCGGCATTCAAACGTGCGCTTGGGACTTTGTACAAAGCCCGTAAAATTGTGCAAGAAGAAGGTTGGACGAAATCCACAAAGTAACGCAACCTTTTCCCGCAAATTTCGTATTAATTTGGAGAAAGGGGCTATAAATGATGAAAAAAATAATTTCTGCCATTACGATGGTTTTTGCATTATCGGTATTATCACCTGCTATGGGTTCGGCAAACGTCGGCATCAATGAAAAATTCGGTTTGCCAATCGCTGTATACGGAGGCGACTTATCAGCTGCTGAAAAGGATAGCGTGGCAAAAAGCCTGGACGTGACAGGTGAAGTAGAAGAAATTGAAGTGACAGGGCAAGACCTTGTAAAATACATTAAAGACGGCGATGCACGTGCACGCATGTATTCTTCTGCTAAAATCACGCGCCAAGATGAAGGCAAAGGCATGGTTGTCCAAATTGTTACGCCTGACAATATTACTCAAGTAACGACAGATATGTATGCCAATGCGATGCTGACTGCCGGAATCAAAGACGCAACAGTAGAAGTGGCTGCACCAAAACCGGTAACCGGACATTCTGCTCTTGTCGGTATTTATAAAGCTTATGAAGTCAACAGCGGGGAAGAATTAGACCCTGAACGGACAGATGTAGCCAACGATGAACTGAGTGTCGCGACTGAAATCGCCGATGGCGGAGTAGAAGAAGCGAAAGTCAGTGAATTGTTGACCGAAATCAAGAAAGAAATTGCAGAACAAAAACCTGAAACACGTGAAGAAGTAGAGAAGATTGTAGAAGAGCAAATTGTCAGGCTGCAAATCGAATTGAGCCCGGAAGACCGCAAATTGCTGGTTGATTTAATGGACCGGATCAGCAACTTGAATATCGATTTTTCGCAATGGTCGACTGAGCTTAACGATTTAAGCAAGACGATTGAAGACAAAATCGGTACGGTTGTAAACGATGATGGCTTCTGGCAAAGCGTAAAGAATTTCTTCAACAAACTAATCGACGGAATCCGTTCATTATTGAGTTAATTATAAAACAGGCGAACCAGTAGACATCTGCTGGTTCGCCTGTTTTTCATTTTATTTGAAAGAGTTTCGATTCTTGCGCTATCTGGAGGAAAATGCTACTATAAATTTAATATCTCGAATTCAAGATAATAAAAGGAGGAGTTTGAAATGAAATTAGAAGGCATCCATCACGTGTCGGCAATTACAGCGGATGTGAACAAAAATCATGCATTCTTCACGGGCATTTTAGGAATGCGTTTAGTGAAGAAAAGCGTCAATCAAGACAACCCATCTTCTTACCATTTGTTTTACGCCGATGCAGTTGGAACACCGGGAACGGATATGACTTACTTCGATATTCCAGTAGCGGGAAAAACTTATCCAGGCGTTTCAAGCATCAGCAGCACGGCGTTGCGAGTGAAAAGCGAAGCGGCCTTGAATTATTGGATCAGCCGCTTTGAAGGGTACCAGGTGCCTCATGGTGAAATTGAGCAACGCTTTGATCGGCCAACGTTATCTTTTCAGGACTTTGAAGGCTCACGGCTAATGCTTGTGGTAGATGACGGCACAGGAATTGAATACGGCATTCCGTGGACAAAAACGGGAATTCCGGAAGAATTTGCGATTGTCGGGTTGGGGCCGGTGCAGCTGACTGTCCGTAAACCGGAAAAGACTGCAACTGTTTTAACCGATATTTTAGGCTTTGAACAAATTGGCTCTTATCCTTCATCAATTGATGGCATGCCGGATATTTTGGTGTTTTCAACAGGAAAAGGCGGGCCT includes these proteins:
- a CDS encoding GNAT family N-acetyltransferase translates to MKLTEWTMEEQEQLINFMTTNSWPFHGIEHPVRGLIQKTIEEGGYQSDQVTTFWIENDEGQQVGLVKIFDLQDDIPLFDLRIADPYRGKGYGPKALKMIVDYVFSLPQKKIRLEGNTRHDNFAMRKAFERTGFVKEAHLRQAWFSPRENRYYDAVTYGMTREDWQAGITTPVHWDDVMEVEKQPSFNPILLNFPEEFESERLLIRMPKREDAKLSYEAVVHSIDALRPWMPFAQKKPDLEQMEANLVEAIADFHLRKDLRLHFFSKETGDFIGSSGLHRIDWEVRKFEIGYWVDNRFEGKGYVTEAVDRITRFAFEELEANRVEIRCDPENVRSRAVAERLKFELEGILRKDTVSKIGNKLRDTCVYAKVKE
- a CDS encoding lmo0937 family membrane protein, with product MGRILWIILVVIIAFWLIGFLMDVAGGMIHILLVIAAIILVINLISGRRGV
- the mntR gene encoding transcriptional regulator MntR, whose protein sequence is MPTPSMEDHIEIIYSLIEQKGYARVSDIAEALSVLPSSVTKMVQKLDKDGYLIYERYRGLVLTPKGQKLGKRLVKRHDLLEQFLKLIGVDEERIYGDVEGIEHHLSWNSINRIADLVQVLEENAAFREELEKLRNEQNKK
- a CDS encoding CvfB family protein produces the protein MALHPGLKATLEIKDRSGSQWILTNSSGDEVLMNASELEEGQEIGGEIEVFMYRNRQGGISATPMIPHILPSQYGWAKVLKVSLREGLVVDIGTTREVYVLPADLPQLEELWPEPGDHIFMTLRTDRYGDLYGRLATEEIVTELSVPAPEEVFNKDLKARAYRLLPVGTFMLSVPEMYRIFVHESEREAEPRLGEEKTVRVIGVKEDRTLNGSLLPRKQERLSGDAEKIMAYLEESGGQMPFTDKSTPDEILEMFGMSKAAFKRALGTLYKARKIVQEEGWTKSTK
- a CDS encoding DUF1002 domain-containing protein, which codes for MKKIISAITMVFALSVLSPAMGSANVGINEKFGLPIAVYGGDLSAAEKDSVAKSLDVTGEVEEIEVTGQDLVKYIKDGDARARMYSSAKITRQDEGKGMVVQIVTPDNITQVTTDMYANAMLTAGIKDATVEVAAPKPVTGHSALVGIYKAYEVNSGEELDPERTDVANDELSVATEIADGGVEEAKVSELLTEIKKEIAEQKPETREEVEKIVEEQIVRLQIELSPEDRKLLVDLMDRISNLNIDFSQWSTELNDLSKTIEDKIGTVVNDDGFWQSVKNFFNKLIDGIRSLLS
- a CDS encoding ring-cleaving dioxygenase, which produces MKLEGIHHVSAITADVNKNHAFFTGILGMRLVKKSVNQDNPSSYHLFYADAVGTPGTDMTYFDIPVAGKTYPGVSSISSTALRVKSEAALNYWISRFEGYQVPHGEIEQRFDRPTLSFQDFEGSRLMLVVDDGTGIEYGIPWTKTGIPEEFAIVGLGPVQLTVRKPEKTATVLTDILGFEQIGSYPSSIDGMPDILVFSTGKGGPAGEVHLEERTDLPPERPGRGSVHHVAFRVKTFEEYSKWNEHLRSNGFVTSGEVDRYYFKAIYFREPNGILFELSTDEPGFATDEPMEELGENLALPPFLEPKRTQIEASLRPLTLND